The Brassica oleracea var. oleracea cultivar TO1000 chromosome C7, BOL, whole genome shotgun sequence sequence TAGAGCAAATTGTTTGGATTGCCTTGAATGGTCTGAACTGGAACAGAATCAAAATCTTCACTCTGAGATATGTTATGGAGACCACAATTTATTCGGTGTGGAGATAAAGAAACCAACGAAGACACGGAGAAAGGTCATCACCAAGTGAGATGCTGGTAACAAGGCTCGACAAAACGATGAGAAATATATTCACTGTCATCAGAAGAAAGGGAGATAAAGATATGAAAGGAGGAATGAGTGCTTGGTTCGAGTCAAGATTGAATAATTAGGAGAAGATTTCTGTTTTAAAGATTTACATAAGGATGCTTTGTTGTAAAAATATTTTTTTTTGAATTAAATTTAATATTCAATTCAAAAAAAAAAAACTTTGCCATTACAACAAGGGATAAACTGTAAGAAATTATTTGTATACCTTACTAAACACTATTATAACGCTAATCATAGCGATTATAGAGGCAAAAAAAGATTTATATCAAACTAGACTATCATAAATACATATATATACAACAAGTTAGAGGTGAAAATTCATAATGATGAAAATATTGGTGGGAGAGTGTCCGAGTGTTGGTAATATGTCACCTCACGGATCAAGGTCCCTCACTCTTTTGTAGTATAGTCATTTCAAAGTTTCTGTCTCGCAAGTATTGTGGTTATTCTTAAAAATAATATAATAGTACTAATGAACTAAAGAGACAACGGTATTTTGTAAGTTACTTTGTTAGCCTCTTCTGTCTGATGACTTAGTAGTAGCACTAAGGTTTGTTTTCATGCAGTTCTTATAATACATGGATGGTTTACAACTGCTAAATAATTGATTAATAAAACATGTAGATAATAGCTGTTTTTATCTGCTCTCACGATCCAATGCAACAACACTAATCCATAGTTCCTGCTGTTCATTTTTGTTTAAAATATTTTTTTGTCAAGTTTACTGATTCATAAATTTAGAGGTTCTTTGTTTGTTTTTGTTGAGAAATAAATTATATACTTAAATTATTGTTATTATATTACAATATAACTAAAATTGGTGACATGCATAAATTTTATTCGATTTTGCAAATAGAAATTTGGCAAGTGTCGAGATTTATTTTATATTATTGTAAACACTGCCAAACGCTAACATGAATCATGTCTTATAACCAGTATTGTTTGGACTAATATATACGAGACCATGATGATTAAATAAATATCAGTGGAGGCTTAGTTTGCGGTGGTCACATGCCTCATGCACACATAGAGTCATTTTCATGAACGCCCTTGTATCTTACGCACATGTATCCGAACAAAAGTACATTTACTTGTGAAGCTATATGTTACATTCATATCTAAAGTTTAATTACATGGCACTAGCAGGATAAAAATCACATTAATTGTATAAGTTCTAGGTACATTAGTTTGTGGGTATTAGAATTCAGTTATAATTTCTACCAAAAAAAAAACTAAAAGTGGAAGTTAACGTAGAAATGCCTAAAATGGGTTCCCATGCGCAAATATATAAATTGGCACGTTAAGTCGTAAGCGATAGATCATTCATGTCTCCTGGCATAATTTAACGTTTTCTATACACAATGACGATTCTTATCATTATTATTATTGTAGTTATGCTCTAGTCGTTCTTATCATGATCATAGTTAAATTATTCATAGTTTTTGTCAGCTGAACTAACAAAGTAGCTAATGATTCTCCTCTTCCAAAATCATGTGACCAAATGAGGAAACCAAAAGCAAACTGGGGAAGGAGATGTTATTAATTATTGGATAATTTTTTTTATATTTTTCGCATATCAAATAAATGATATCATTGGATAAATTTTATTATTTCGGATGGAGAGGCATACATGATTATACAAAACTCGCTCAGATAAATTTGTTAAAAACATGACCTAGTTAAATTCATTTCAATGAGTGTGTTAACCACACGAGCATAATCAAGTGGTAAGTCAGGTTTGGAAAATGCTAACCATTCTGGGTTTGAAATCTATCAAACTTAAATTTATTTGTTTGTGCGACCAGACAATATAAATATTTAATTCCTATTGCAATCATGTGAGCGTGTCTAGCGTTGGTGAACAGGTCCCTAAAAATTAGATGTTTTCGGATAACTTGACTATCCAAAAAATTAGTGTCTCAAACGAAATCGCTAACTAATTACGAAAGGTGAAAATATTTAGTCAAAAGAAAATTACCAAACGGAGAAAGTATGAATCGCCACGTACACTGAAGCCAAACACTGGAAGACAAATCACTACTAGAATAACATATGGCATCGTAAAAGCACATCTACTGTTAAAAAAACGGAACATTCGTGCACTGGTACCGATGCTTGTCTCAATACTAAAAAGATGCAACTTTTTTTTTCCACAGAAGCTGCGAATAAGATTTGGAACTAGTAAACGACTGTTTCCTAAACCAATCAAGAATGCTACCGATTTCATTAACCTTTGTTTCAACTTTCAACAGCTCTCAAGTCTCAACTAATGACGTAAGTTCTGTCTCTGAACTCGCAAAGCTACACTTTCTTGTTGCAACTGTCCGGTCTATAAATGACATGAACTCCATTATCAACTAATATGTCTCTCTCTGATGAAGAACAGAGGAAACTACTTCAGTAACTGCCAAGTTCTGAGAAACTCTAAGATCACAACAATGGGTCTCATATGAAACTCAATTTCATAAACCAAGCAAGAAATTTCTTTTAAAAAGGGCTTTCGTATTTGCTTAAGCTTATACAATAAAGAATATAAATATATGGTATAAATATATGGGCTTTAATCTCAAACCCACATAGAACTCGATTTTGGGCTTTTATACGCAACAATCAAGAATTCTTATCAAACTTTATTTCGACATACGTTTTGGGTTATTTTTATTTTTCTCTCCTCCCTTACAGTTTTTATTTTCGAATTTAACGCTCTAGTCTTAGTTCGACACGAGTGCACGACAACAATAATGATTGATGGAGCAAAAATAAATGTCAAATGTTCTCATAGAGGCATGAGTTTGTAATTGTATAACACCTTGTACGATTTTTTCGCACGACTAGTGGGGAGATTGTAGTATATTTAAACAACAGTCAGTTGTGGAATATTCCTTCAATTATCAGTTTTGTATAATACAGAGTTAGTGTTACAACAACCGTCTGAAGTTTTTTTTTTTTTGCTAAGTACAACCGTCTGAAGTTATTAATTCATAAACTATGATTCCGGGGGAATATTTCATATCCAAAGTTCTTTTTTTTTCTTAATTTGTTTTTGTCATCAGTAAATTTTGTAAAATTTATTGCGTTTTCGATAAAATCAATTCACAATTTTCGTATCTCGATAAAAATAGTTGAATGTAAATATTAATTGCTGCAGCAACATTCAAGAAACCTTAGATCACATTGTCCTTTGCAAAGGTCATTAAAAATGCCAACGATCTCAATGAATGCGTCACCCTCGATAATAGTACAAAGATATTAAGGATACCTTTGTCCATAAAATTATTCCAAACATTAGAATTTTATTGGTTCGAAGACCATATAACAATTCGTTCGGTTTGGTCTGCTTCAATTAAAATTTGATCAGATTTTTTTCATATTTGGTTTGAATAGTTTTTGGTTTGATTTTTCTCATATCAATCCATTAGATAATTTTGGTATAAGAGTAAACAACGTGCCAATTGAAATTTCAACAGGATTGTAAAGACGATTCGTATTTTTATTTTGGTTTGGATTCATTCGGTTTAGTTAGAGGATTGATAACTAAGAGAATCAAACCGAGTCAAAACAACATTAATTGGATTCAGGATTGTAACCAGTTTCGATATTAATTAGGGTAAGGGAATCGAACCATATTTAACTCTCCTTACTCTTGTTTTATATGCATCTTTGGTGGATTATCAAGAATCGCTTCATAACGCATGAACCTGACTCGGACTAAAACAAAAGAATAAATCTTTTTGTGAAGGAAGAAACCAAGAGAGAAGCAAAGCTCGGCGGCTCAAACTCCGCCGACCAAATACCGAAAATACCCTCTCTTTTTCTAATAATGGGTTCTTGATTCTGTTTTGAGTTTCTCGTAAAGAGCGAACCAGCTTTAGTTACGCAGACACGTAAGATCTGACAAAGAAATGAAAAATTTCTCAAGATACTTTTCTTTTTCTTAACATCTCTTGCGCCTTCGTTTAAGGGCTTACTGTTCGTTGGTCAGAGTATCGACAAGAAGACGATCAACCTACCTACAATCATCTGAGCTTCACTTTGATCTTTGTTTGACTTCCCGATCAACTTGTAAGCCTTATTCAGATTCTCTCTCTGTTCATGGAACAGAGTATTGAATTATCTTTGATAACTCAGTTTATGATTGTTTATCTTTAACATATTGCATGCAATGATGTTTCCGTAAAGAGAATATGAAAAAGTCAAAACAATGATTCAGCTGATAGTTCTCTTGAGTAATGATCACAGATATTAGTTTTCATATGGAAAATAAAAGAAAATAAATCTTTTTAAGTCTTGACTTCATAGGATTTTCTAAGCAATTTTGCATCATTTTGAGCTCTGAATTTACAATTTTAATGGGTCAAGGTGTTGACATTTTGCCAAAGATTGATACTTTTGAGTCACAACGCTTTGAACTTCTAGTCTTTGCTCTTGTATATTGCTTAGCTTGATCCAATTTGGTTAATGCGTTGACTATATTAGATTGATCATAAAGATTGACACTACTTTCCCAGAACAGGGCCTGAAGATGAGGCCTGAGTTTCCAGGGCTATGGAAGGTAGTAGAGAGCAGACGTCTTCTATGGCTAATGGGACTCACATTTGCTCTCATCGTCACTTTTCAATACATCGAGCTTCCGAACACTATCTCCTCCCTCTTCTCTTCCACCAAGCTTCCCTTCTCAAGAAACTCATCTTCACTCACAAGAGACAGCCAGCATCATAAGAGTAACTTGGCTCCAGCTATGGCACCTAGCTATCCTCAAAAGAACGCTTCTCTGGTGGATGATTCTGGTGGTGGAGGAGATGATGAGGAAGTTGAGGTTGATAAGATCTTTGACAACAATGGAAACGCAACCGCTCCCACCGTTTCACCTTCTCAGGTAAAGGAAAACGCAACCGCTCCCACCGTTTCACCTTCTCAGGTAAAAGAAAACGCAACCGCTCCCGCCGTTTTGCCTTCTCAGGTAAAAGAAAACGCAACCTCACCTGCAGCTAGTGCTAAGCCCCCTGCTGCCTTACCTCTAGTAAAAGAAAACGCAACCGCAACCGCACCTGTGGCTAGTGCTAAGTCCCCTGCTTCCTTACCAATTCCAAACCCGTCTCCGGTTAAGGACAACGCAACTAGCCATGTAGAGGACAAGAACTCAACTAAAACAGATGTTCCTGGTGTGTCTCCCGTTGTGAGATTTGTTCCTGACGTGAAGAAGTACTCAAAAACGCCTGATTCAAGAGTGATGTCGATATCAGAGATGAGCAAGCAGCTGCGTCGAAACCGTATTACACATAATCGTCTAGCAAAGGTTCATCATCATCATCTTGATTTAAACACATTCTTACATTTCAACTAACAATACCATAACGTGTTTCAGAAACCAAAATGGGTTACTAAACCGGACTTGGAGCTTCTACAAGCAAAGTACGAGATCGAGAACGCACCTATAGATGACAAAGACCCTCTCCTTTACGCACCTCTTTACCGCAACGTCTCCACGTTCAAAAGGTGAGTCATCTTTTTTTTTTTTTTACTTTCTTGAAACTGCATCAAAGCTGATATTGAGTTCCTTTAGGAGCTATGAGTTGATGGAGAAGATGTTGAAGGTTTACGTTTACAAAGAAGGAGACAAACCTATCATGCACAGTCCAATACTCAGAGGGATATATGCATCAGAAGGCTGGTTCATGAAACTTATTGAATCCAACAACAACAAGTTTGTCACAAAGGACGCTTCCAAAGCTCATCTTTTCTACTTACCCTTTAGCTCTCGGATGCTAGAGGTCACTCTATACGTGCAAGACTCTCATAGTCACCGCAACCTCGTTCAGTATCTTAAAGACTACATAGACTTCATCTCGGTTAAGTACCCTTTTTGGAACCGAACCTCTGGAGCGGATCATTTCCTTGCAGCTTGCCATGACTGGGTAATGTCAATATTTTGTCACATTTTCTATATAATATTTTTCAGATTATTTTCTAATTAGTTATGGTATTTTTTGTGACATTTTTCAGGCGCCTTCAGAGACACGCAATCACTTCGCAAAGAGTATTAGGGCTTTATGCAACTCTGATGTTAAAGAAGGCTTTGTCTTTGGTAAAGACACGTCATTACCAGAGACATTCGTTAGAGATCCCAAGAAACCACTAAGCAACATCGGCGGCAAATCTGCCTCCCAAAGGCCAACGCTAGCTTTCTTCGCTGGCAAGCCTGACCACGGCTACCTTAGACCGATCCTGCTCTCTTACTGGGGCAACAACAAAGACCCCGACCTAAAAATATTCGGGAAGCTTCCGAGGACCAAAGGAAACAAGAACTACCTCCAGTTCATGAAGACGAGCAAGTACTGTATCTGTGCCAAAGGGTTTGAAGTGAACAGTCCTAGAGTGGTCGAGGCTATATTCTACGACTGTGTTCCGGTTATTATATCTGATAACTTCGTGCCGCCGTTTTTCGAGGTTTTGAACTGGGAGTCGTTTGCGCTATTCGTGGCGGAGAAGGATATACCTAACTTG is a genomic window containing:
- the LOC106301533 gene encoding probable glycosyltransferase At3g07620 is translated as MRPEFPGLWKVVESRRLLWLMGLTFALIVTFQYIELPNTISSLFSSTKLPFSRNSSSLTRDSQHHKSNLAPAMAPSYPQKNASLVDDSGGGGDDEEVEVDKIFDNNGNATAPTVSPSQVKENATAPTVSPSQVKENATAPAVLPSQVKENATSPAASAKPPAALPLVKENATATAPVASAKSPASLPIPNPSPVKDNATSHVEDKNSTKTDVPGVSPVVRFVPDVKKYSKTPDSRVMSISEMSKQLRRNRITHNRLAKKPKWVTKPDLELLQAKYEIENAPIDDKDPLLYAPLYRNVSTFKRSYELMEKMLKVYVYKEGDKPIMHSPILRGIYASEGWFMKLIESNNNKFVTKDASKAHLFYLPFSSRMLEVTLYVQDSHSHRNLVQYLKDYIDFISVKYPFWNRTSGADHFLAACHDWAPSETRNHFAKSIRALCNSDVKEGFVFGKDTSLPETFVRDPKKPLSNIGGKSASQRPTLAFFAGKPDHGYLRPILLSYWGNNKDPDLKIFGKLPRTKGNKNYLQFMKTSKYCICAKGFEVNSPRVVEAIFYDCVPVIISDNFVPPFFEVLNWESFALFVAEKDIPNLKKILMSVSERRYRQMQMRVKRVQKHFLWHVQPEKYDMFHMILHSVWFNRVFQISV